The following proteins are encoded in a genomic region of Cydia strobilella chromosome 19, ilCydStro3.1, whole genome shotgun sequence:
- the LOC134749913 gene encoding protein I'm not dead yet has protein sequence MSNGNAGDTTNHVENGISDENRGTTYFFSRPRSSATLKQRIQLFLSIYWKSLLIVLTPILLLPIPIRNNEPAFKCMYVVLIMATYWVLELLPLPVTSMLPIVLFPTMGILDSDKTCAAYMKETNMMFMGGLMIAAGVQHSKLPRRVALWTVQVVGCSHRRLNFGLTFVTMFISMWVSNAAATTMMVPIVEAILEVLESQGLGDVYINRKRPENGKEVKGKDEKTEEEAPIPSDITICYYLSIAYASTLGGCGTLVGTATNSAFKGIFDSEFPEIHHAVNFFYFMAYSTPPMLLMQLLVWVSLQVTFMGMFRPNSEAAKKVQLASGSKTTMKVINEKYKSLGPATFHEKVSGGLFILAVFMYIFRKPGFMPGWADLLTTMKVKDGVTSMFIVVLMFILPMSMDFLKFFSSSASYEELAKAKPSPGVVTWNILKEKIPWGLLFLLGGGFALAEGSKATGLSAMIGSSLSGLQGLPPYVVLLVVVLVTQFITEFTSNVAIANLILPVLANMARTLKMDPRYLMIPATLACSMAFHMPVGTPPNAIVAGVAHIPTSKMAIGGIGPKIITTLVVWGSYPLYGDTLIFKREDIEALHLFDDKPLSTPHTPSLQLSCNNTTTNDILNGTNRFGCNLSQTNSALKGLINCEYVAKR, from the exons ATGTCCAACGGTAACGCAGGAGACACCACGAACCACGTGGAAAACGGCATCAGTGATGAAAATCG CGGCACCACCTACTTCTTTTCCAGACCTAGATCGAGCGCGACGTTGAAACAGAGGATACAGCTGTTCTTGTCTATCTATTGGAAGTCTCTGTTGATCGTGCTGACACCTATTCTTCTGTTGCCGATACCCATTAGAAATAATGAGCCG GCATTCAAATGCATGTACGTCGTTCTCATAATGGCGACCTACTGGGTCTTGGAACTCCTTCCCCTCCCCGTGACGTCCATGCTGCCCATAGTCCTCTTCCCAACCATGGGCATCCTGGACTCCGACAAGACCTGTGCAGCGTACATGAAGGAGACCAATATGATGTTCATGGGTGGTCTGATGATAGCTGCCGGGGTACAGCATTCGAAGTTACCGAGGAGAGTTGCATTGTGGACTGTGCAAGTCGTTGGATGCTCTCATAGAAG ACTAAACTTCGGCCTAACGTTCGTGACCATGTTCATCTCGATGTGGGTCTCCAACGCCGCCGCCACCACAATGATGGTGCCCATAGTGGAGGCCATTCTTGAAGTCCTGGAGTCCCAGGGTCTGGGGGATGTGTATATTAATAGGAAGAGGCCGGAAAATGGAAAGGAGGTTAAAGGGAAGGATGAGAAAACTGAGGAAga agCCCCAATCCCGAGTGACATCACAATCTGTTACTACCTGAGCATAGCTTACGCCTCTACCCTAGGAGGCTGCGGTACTTTGGTCGGCACAGCTACCAACTCTGCCTTCAAGGGGATATTCGACAG TGAGTTCCCTGAGATCCACCACGCAGTGAACTTCTTCTACTTCATGGCGTACAGCACGCCACCCATGTTACTGATGCAGCTGCTAGTCTGGGTCTCTCTACAAGTCACTTTCATGGGCATGTTCAG ACCAAACAGCGAAGCCGCCAAGAAGGTGCAGCTGGCTTCCGGCTCCAAAACCACCATGAAAGTCATCAACGAGAAGTACAAGAGCCTCGGACCTGCCACCTTCCACGAAaag GTTTCAGGCGGTTTGTTCATCCTGGCAGTGTTCATGTATATCTTCAGGAAGCCCGGCTTCATGCCTGGCTGGGCCGACTTGCTTACCACCAT GAAAGTTAAGGACGGTGTGACGTCCATGTTCATCGTGGTCCTCATGTTCATCCTGCCCATGTCCATGGACTTCCTCAAGTTCTTCTCCTCTTCTGCATCAT ACGAGGAGCTGGCCAAAGCCAAGCCCTCCCCCGGCGTGGTGACGTGGAACATCCTCAAGGAGAAGATCCCGTGGGGTCTACTTTTCTTGCTGG GTGGCGGGTTCGCCCTCGCCGAAGGCAGCAAGGCCACCGGGCTGTCGGCCATGATCGGGAGCTCCCTGAGCGGGCTGCAGGGCCTGCCGCCGTACGTGGTGCTGCTGGTCGTGGTGCTGGTCACGCAGTTCATCACGGAGTTCACCAGCAACGTCGCCATCGCCAACCTCATCCTGCCCGTGCTGGCCAATATG GCACGCACATTGAAGATGGACCCGCGCTACCTCATGATCCCAGCCACATTAGCTTGCTCCATGGCTTTCCACATGCCGGTCGGCACGCCACCCAACGCTATCGTCGCCGGGGTCGCGCACATACCCACTTCTAAGATG GCGATCGGCGGCATCGGCCCCAAAATCATCACCACCCTCGTCGTGTGGGGCTCCTACCCGCTCTACGGGGACACGCTCATCTTCAAACGGGAGGACATCGAAGCCCTCCACCTCTTCGACGACAAGCCCCTCTCCACCCCCCACACCCCCAGCCTACAGCTCTCCTGTAATAATACTACAACTAATGATATCTTGAACGGTACCAACAGGTTTGGCTGTAACCTGTCGCAGACTAATTCGGCGTTAAAGGGTCTGATCAATTGTGAGTATGTAGCTAAGAGATAA